One Qipengyuania aurantiaca genomic region harbors:
- a CDS encoding tetratricopeptide repeat protein has protein sequence MARKPSTELSREEKKAKAEAAEQDALLREVDEAVRQGDFESFMASYGKPLLGLVIVGLVAFGGYLYWDGEREGAMERSGEELVTVLDQIEAGNIDTATGQLDGFDGKGSPAVSAKMLRAGIASEAGENEEAARLYGEIAEDGNAPEALRNLALVRRTTLLFDTMKPEEVVAAMKPLAVPGEPFFTSAGELVAHAYLAQDKRAEAGALFAEIARDENTPEVARARMLNMAGILGVDAVDDVQDVLERQGVEGTDAELVSE, from the coding sequence GTGGCACGTAAACCCAGTACCGAACTCTCCCGCGAAGAGAAGAAAGCCAAGGCCGAAGCCGCCGAACAGGACGCGCTGCTGCGCGAAGTGGACGAGGCTGTGCGTCAGGGCGATTTCGAAAGCTTCATGGCAAGCTATGGCAAGCCGCTGCTCGGCCTCGTGATCGTGGGCCTCGTAGCCTTCGGCGGCTATCTCTACTGGGATGGCGAGCGCGAAGGCGCGATGGAGCGCTCGGGCGAGGAACTGGTGACGGTTCTCGACCAGATCGAGGCAGGTAATATCGATACCGCCACCGGCCAGCTCGACGGGTTCGACGGCAAGGGATCGCCGGCTGTCAGCGCGAAGATGCTGCGCGCCGGGATTGCCTCGGAAGCGGGCGAAAACGAGGAAGCCGCGCGCCTCTATGGCGAAATCGCAGAGGACGGGAACGCGCCCGAAGCGCTGCGCAACCTTGCGCTGGTCCGCCGCACGACGCTCCTGTTCGACACGATGAAGCCCGAAGAGGTGGTGGCCGCGATGAAGCCGCTGGCCGTACCGGGCGAACCCTTCTTCACCAGCGCGGGCGAACTCGTCGCCCATGCCTATCTCGCGCAGGACAAGCGCGCCGAGGCCGGCGCCCTGTTCGCCGAAATCGCGCGCGACGAGAACACACCCGAAGTCGCCCGCGCGCGCATGCTCAACATGGCCGGCATCCTCGGCGTCGACGCGGTCGACGATGTGCAGGATGTCCTCGAACGGCAGGGCGTCGAGGGCACCGACGCCGAACTCGTCAGCGAATGA
- the astD gene encoding succinylglutamate-semialdehyde dehydrogenase, producing MSDKMISTEPATGNQIWRGKVGNIDKVMERALAAKRDWARQSAAVRMEFMRRFANQVLKHAEPFAELIARETGKPLWEARTEVEAVKNKVEISIKAYAERTGQKKLDSALQGSSALRHKPHGLMAVLGPYNFPAHLPNGHIVPALIAGNVVVFKPSEKTPAVGEFLTKLFHEAEVPEGVIQCLHGGPDMGKALVAHEAVDGVLFTGSAPAGIAINKKLAGNPAKIVALEMGGNNPIVVIDTPKIEDAAVTIIQSAYTTAGQRCTAARRLIVLDSVYDEIVPAVKNLAERLIVDEPFAEPQPFMGTVIDNATAEMMMESQEALLAHGGEAILKMTRPKEDLPFLTPGIIETTAIEDRPDVELFGPLLQVIRVKDFDEAIAEANNTRYGLSASLVGGKPDDFEHFWSEARAGIVNWNRPTNGASSGAPFGGIGLSGNHRPAAYYAADYCAYPVASTEVEQPRASIGVGLKDAVKPTRKSKDAHK from the coding sequence GTGTCTGACAAGATGATTTCGACCGAGCCGGCGACGGGCAACCAGATCTGGCGTGGCAAGGTCGGCAATATCGACAAGGTGATGGAACGCGCGCTGGCGGCAAAGCGCGACTGGGCGCGGCAATCGGCTGCGGTCCGCATGGAATTCATGCGCCGCTTCGCCAACCAGGTGCTCAAGCACGCCGAACCCTTTGCCGAACTGATCGCCCGCGAAACGGGCAAGCCCCTTTGGGAAGCTCGCACCGAGGTCGAAGCGGTCAAGAACAAGGTCGAGATCTCGATCAAGGCCTATGCCGAACGCACCGGACAGAAGAAGCTCGACAGCGCGCTTCAGGGAAGCTCGGCGCTGCGCCACAAGCCGCACGGGCTGATGGCGGTGCTCGGTCCTTACAATTTCCCGGCCCACCTGCCCAACGGCCACATCGTGCCGGCGCTGATCGCGGGCAATGTCGTCGTCTTCAAGCCGAGCGAGAAGACCCCGGCGGTTGGCGAATTCCTGACCAAGCTGTTCCACGAGGCCGAAGTGCCCGAAGGCGTGATCCAATGCCTCCACGGCGGGCCCGACATGGGCAAGGCGCTGGTCGCGCACGAGGCGGTCGACGGGGTGCTCTTCACCGGCTCGGCCCCGGCGGGGATTGCGATCAACAAGAAGCTTGCCGGCAATCCGGCCAAGATCGTTGCCCTCGAAATGGGCGGCAACAACCCGATCGTGGTGATCGACACGCCCAAGATCGAAGACGCGGCGGTCACCATCATCCAGTCGGCCTACACCACCGCCGGCCAGCGCTGCACCGCCGCGCGCCGCCTGATCGTGCTCGACAGCGTGTATGACGAGATCGTCCCGGCGGTCAAAAACCTTGCCGAACGCCTGATCGTCGACGAACCCTTTGCCGAGCCGCAGCCCTTCATGGGCACGGTGATCGACAACGCGACCGCCGAGATGATGATGGAAAGCCAGGAAGCCCTGCTGGCCCATGGCGGCGAAGCGATCCTCAAGATGACGCGGCCGAAGGAGGACCTGCCCTTCCTCACCCCCGGCATCATCGAAACCACGGCCATCGAGGACCGCCCCGATGTCGAACTGTTCGGCCCGCTGCTGCAGGTGATCCGGGTCAAGGATTTCGACGAAGCGATCGCGGAAGCGAACAACACGCGCTACGGCCTCTCGGCCTCACTGGTCGGCGGCAAGCCCGATGATTTCGAGCATTTCTGGAGCGAGGCACGCGCCGGCATCGTCAACTGGAACCGCCCGACCAACGGGGCCTCCTCCGGCGCGCCCTTCGGGGGCATCGGCCTGTCGGGCAACCATCGCCCGGCGGCCTATTACGCCGCCGACTATTGCGCCTATCCGGTAGCCAGCACCGAGGTCGAACAACCGCGCGCCAGCATCGGCGTCGGGCTCAAGGACGCGGTCAAGCCGACCCGCAAGTCCAAGGACGCGCACAAGTAA
- a CDS encoding protein adenylyltransferase SelO family protein, producing the protein MPSAPEPAEYRPETPISELADWLGDPVAPADFPETNVRFRNDRWAAAVGLGELSDSDWVRHFGRFEPLEGNLPQPLALRYHGHQFRVFNPEIGDGRGFLFAQMRDRAGRLLDLGTKGSGQTPWSRAGDGRLTLKGGVREILATEMLEALGVYTSKTFSIVETGEKLERGDEPSPTRSAVMTRLSHGHIRIGSFQRLLVLEEKEHMEALVAYCLEHIPGPPPPEDAPGREEPAVRLMHLVVERMADLAASWMVAGFVHGVLNTDNMNIFGESFDYGPWRFLPKWEPGFTAAYFDHQGLYAFGRQPEALHWNCGQFAIALRLLADAPPLIAAMERFGPLYMEAVGRRWRWRLGLVPKGGEEDGRLVGACEAEMAASGEQPDAFFYRLRTGGATGEIAQLLSAYERVEDTHPYWSEGAPESMLIDEVEAIWSAIDERDDWQPLHEKVARLRRIGDAHGPAPVPCGHISQNSI; encoded by the coding sequence ATGCCGAGCGCCCCCGAACCCGCCGAATACCGCCCCGAAACGCCAATCTCGGAGCTTGCGGACTGGCTTGGCGACCCGGTCGCGCCGGCGGATTTTCCCGAAACGAACGTGCGTTTCCGGAACGACCGCTGGGCTGCCGCCGTCGGTCTGGGGGAGCTGTCGGACAGCGATTGGGTCCGGCATTTCGGACGTTTCGAACCGCTGGAAGGCAACCTCCCCCAGCCGCTCGCGCTGCGATACCACGGCCACCAGTTCCGCGTGTTCAATCCCGAAATCGGCGACGGGCGCGGCTTTCTTTTCGCCCAGATGCGTGATCGCGCGGGCCGCCTTCTCGATCTCGGCACCAAGGGATCGGGCCAGACCCCGTGGAGCCGCGCAGGCGACGGACGGCTGACGCTGAAAGGCGGGGTGCGCGAGATCCTCGCCACCGAAATGCTCGAAGCGCTGGGCGTCTACACCTCCAAGACCTTCAGCATCGTCGAGACCGGGGAAAAGCTGGAGCGCGGGGACGAACCCTCCCCGACACGCTCGGCGGTGATGACGCGACTGAGCCACGGCCATATCCGCATCGGCAGTTTCCAGCGCCTGCTCGTGCTGGAGGAAAAGGAGCATATGGAGGCGCTGGTTGCCTATTGCCTCGAACACATCCCCGGCCCACCCCCACCCGAGGACGCGCCGGGCCGCGAAGAGCCAGCCGTGCGCCTCATGCACCTCGTGGTCGAGCGCATGGCCGATCTTGCCGCCAGCTGGATGGTGGCCGGCTTCGTCCACGGCGTGCTCAACACCGACAATATGAACATCTTTGGCGAGAGCTTCGATTACGGTCCCTGGCGATTCCTGCCCAAGTGGGAGCCGGGCTTCACCGCCGCCTATTTCGACCATCAGGGCCTCTACGCCTTCGGCCGCCAGCCCGAAGCGCTGCACTGGAACTGCGGCCAGTTCGCCATCGCGCTGCGCCTGCTGGCCGATGCGCCCCCACTCATCGCCGCGATGGAGCGGTTCGGGCCGCTCTATATGGAAGCGGTCGGGCGGCGCTGGCGCTGGCGGCTCGGCCTCGTGCCCAAGGGCGGCGAAGAGGATGGCCGGCTGGTCGGCGCGTGCGAGGCCGAGATGGCGGCCAGCGGCGAACAGCCCGACGCCTTTTTCTACCGCCTGCGCACCGGCGGGGCGACGGGCGAGATCGCGCAGCTGCTCAGCGCTTACGAACGGGTCGAGGACACCCACCCCTATTGGAGCGAGGGGGCGCCCGAAAGCATGCTCATCGACGAGGTGGAGGCAATCTGGTCGGCCATCGACGAACGCGATGACTGGCAGCCCCTGCACGAAAAGGTCGCGCGCCTTCGCCGCATCGGCGATGCGCATGGCCCGGCCCCCGTCCCTTGTGGACACATTAGCCAAAACTCAATTTGA
- a CDS encoding glycine zipper 2TM domain-containing protein gives MPNLTKTLSLAIAASGLTLAMPASAAVPAHAAPQAQAHAAAHVDIAGETVFEHGKKHKRHKRHKHHRGHDRYEDRYYGERRYYRDDRRPYYMRYDRRWGQPVYRDTRIWRGRDNRYYCRKEDGTTGLLVGAGVGALIGHEVAGRGGDRTLGAIVGGAAGALLGRSIDRSSTRCG, from the coding sequence ATGCCGAACCTTACCAAGACCCTTTCGCTGGCTATCGCCGCCAGCGGCCTCACCCTCGCCATGCCGGCCAGCGCCGCCGTGCCCGCCCATGCCGCACCGCAGGCGCAGGCCCATGCTGCCGCGCATGTCGATATCGCCGGCGAAACCGTCTTCGAGCATGGCAAGAAGCACAAGCGTCACAAGCGCCACAAGCATCACCGCGGCCATGATCGCTACGAGGACCGCTATTACGGCGAGCGCCGCTACTACCGCGACGACCGCCGTCCCTATTACATGCGCTACGACCGCCGCTGGGGCCAGCCGGTCTATCGCGACACCCGCATTTGGCGTGGTCGCGACAACCGCTATTACTGCCGCAAGGAAGACGGCACCACCGGCCTCTTGGTCGGAGCCGGTGTCGGCGCGCTGATCGGTCATGAAGTGGCCGGACGCGGCGGCGACCGCACGCTCGGCGCTATCGTCGGCGGCGCGGCAGGCGCGCTGCTCGGTCGCTCGATCGACCGTTCCAGCACCCGCTGCGGCTAA
- the pyrC gene encoding dihydroorotase, which yields MSHAPESLTIRRPDDWHLHFRDGETMRAVVPHTARQFARAIVMPNLAPPVTTTALADSYRTRILEAVPEGLDFTPLMTAYLTDETDADDLAAGFADGVLTAAKLYPAGATTNSAHGVTDIANIERVLEKMAAIGMPLCVHGEVTHAEIDIFDREAVFIDRILAPVVERLPELKVIFEHITTKQAAEFVDATGLNVGATITPQHLHINRNAILVGGIRPHMFCLPVAKREEHRLALRKAATSGSAKYFLGTDSAPHHRHAKESDCGCAGIFNAPFALESYVTVFDEEEALDHFEAFASLNGPGFYGMPVNEETVTLEKAPVEVPAEVNGGEAEIVPFHAGETLKWRLAS from the coding sequence ATGAGCCACGCCCCCGAATCGCTGACCATCCGCCGCCCCGACGACTGGCATCTCCACTTTCGCGATGGCGAGACCATGCGCGCGGTCGTGCCGCACACCGCGCGCCAGTTCGCCCGCGCGATCGTCATGCCCAATCTCGCGCCGCCGGTAACTACCACCGCATTGGCCGACTCCTATCGGACCCGCATTCTCGAAGCCGTGCCCGAGGGGCTCGACTTCACACCGCTCATGACCGCCTATCTCACCGACGAAACCGATGCGGACGACCTGGCGGCGGGTTTCGCGGATGGCGTGCTTACCGCGGCCAAGCTCTATCCCGCGGGCGCGACGACCAACTCCGCCCACGGCGTGACCGACATCGCGAATATCGAGCGCGTGCTGGAAAAGATGGCCGCGATCGGGATGCCGCTCTGCGTCCACGGCGAAGTCACCCATGCCGAGATCGATATTTTCGACCGCGAGGCGGTGTTCATCGACCGCATCCTAGCTCCGGTGGTGGAGCGTCTGCCCGAACTGAAAGTGATCTTCGAGCACATCACCACGAAGCAGGCTGCCGAGTTCGTCGATGCGACCGGCCTCAATGTTGGCGCAACGATCACGCCGCAGCACCTCCATATCAACCGCAACGCGATCCTGGTGGGCGGCATTCGCCCGCATATGTTCTGCCTGCCCGTCGCCAAGCGCGAGGAGCACCGGCTGGCGCTGCGCAAGGCGGCGACCTCAGGATCGGCCAAGTATTTCCTCGGCACTGACAGCGCGCCGCACCATCGCCACGCAAAGGAAAGCGATTGCGGATGTGCGGGGATTTTCAACGCGCCCTTTGCGCTTGAAAGCTATGTCACCGTTTTCGACGAAGAGGAGGCGCTCGATCACTTCGAGGCGTTTGCCAGCCTCAACGGCCCCGGCTTCTACGGAATGCCCGTCAATGAAGAGACGGTGACGCTGGAAAAGGCTCCGGTCGAGGTTCCGGCCGAGGTCAATGGGGGAGAGGCCGAGATCGTGCCCTTCCACGCGGGCGAAACGCTCAAATGGCGGTTGGCTTCCTAG
- the rarD gene encoding EamA family transporter RarD has translation METTATEHPRTGLWAALGAYLIWGFLPLYLILVRSVPAMEFVGWRIIWTLPLCLLIVAVRKQLPELKAALSNPRTMAWLLLSATLIAVNWVVYVWAIQSNYVYAASLGYYINPLINVLLGTLLLKERLSRAQWAAVALAAVGVSLLLGGALTTLWISLTLALSFGTYGLIRKQVDVGALPGLTIESLVLLVPASVVAFYYAGTPAGSAFTQDTSLSLAIMLGGALTAFPLLMFAIAARRLPYSTLGFIQFLAPSIVFILGLTVFGEELKPAQAACFACIWAAAAIFVWDLVARSRKPTAI, from the coding sequence ATGGAAACGACAGCAACCGAACACCCCCGGACAGGCCTTTGGGCAGCGCTCGGAGCCTATCTGATCTGGGGCTTCCTGCCGCTTTACCTGATCCTGGTGCGCAGCGTCCCGGCGATGGAGTTCGTCGGCTGGCGGATCATCTGGACGCTGCCGCTGTGCCTGCTGATCGTTGCGGTGCGAAAGCAATTGCCGGAACTGAAGGCCGCGCTCTCCAACCCGCGCACCATGGCCTGGCTGCTCCTGAGCGCCACGCTGATCGCGGTGAACTGGGTCGTTTATGTCTGGGCGATCCAGAGCAATTACGTCTACGCCGCCAGCCTCGGCTACTACATCAACCCGCTGATCAACGTCCTGCTCGGCACACTGCTGCTGAAGGAGCGGTTGTCGCGGGCGCAGTGGGCTGCTGTGGCGCTCGCAGCGGTGGGCGTCTCACTACTTTTGGGCGGCGCGCTGACGACCTTGTGGATCAGCCTTACCTTGGCGCTGAGCTTCGGCACTTATGGCCTCATTCGCAAACAGGTCGACGTGGGCGCCCTGCCCGGCCTGACGATCGAGTCGCTGGTGCTGCTCGTCCCTGCCTCGGTGGTCGCCTTCTATTACGCAGGCACTCCGGCCGGATCGGCTTTCACGCAAGATACCAGTCTCAGCCTCGCGATCATGCTCGGGGGCGCGCTCACGGCCTTTCCGCTGCTGATGTTCGCCATTGCTGCAAGGCGGCTGCCCTATTCGACGCTCGGCTTCATCCAGTTCCTGGCGCCCAGCATCGTCTTCATTCTCGGCCTCACCGTCTTCGGAGAGGAGTTGAAGCCCGCGCAGGCCGCCTGCTTCGCCTGTATCTGGGCGGCCGCGGCGATCTTCGTGTGGGATCTCGTCGCGCGCTCTAGGAAGCCAACCGCCATTTGA
- a CDS encoding glycosyltransferase yields the protein MSAAHDGIAPNVLHVFPTAESAELIAAFGTKLRHTMVTADGALPAGLRKSPYLKPASDFPKLGGALGPGRMQRLARAMTPFDLVLTHGYEALDVAMAHTLFKDAMNLPPLIHHEHALDAKHGLKRKWYRRIALGKASGLVVPGEALEERALVDWQQPMGRVKRIAPLLDTKAFAKKPKHDSLRLIKHPGEHWVGCWPGEQDSSRLAALVEAVAQLPGAWNLVVMGEGQERADSQAQIDRLEINDRVHFLASSIAPAKVMGLFDIFVSLSGRGTFPVHVVEAMAASVAVLAPHTPEMEGILPQAAQEWLYDQGASGSLSAYLGALAKDKGLRTTLGEANRAKAVQDFDREKTLATYRRLYSSAMKREF from the coding sequence ATGAGCGCAGCGCATGACGGCATTGCGCCGAACGTCCTCCACGTCTTCCCGACGGCGGAATCCGCGGAACTGATCGCCGCTTTCGGCACTAAGCTGCGCCATACTATGGTGACGGCCGACGGCGCGCTTCCGGCTGGCCTGCGCAAGAGCCCCTATCTCAAACCCGCAAGCGATTTCCCAAAGCTTGGCGGCGCGCTGGGGCCGGGGCGGATGCAGAGGCTGGCGCGCGCCATGACGCCTTTCGACCTCGTGCTGACGCATGGGTATGAGGCGCTCGACGTCGCGATGGCGCACACGCTGTTCAAGGATGCGATGAACCTGCCGCCGCTTATTCATCATGAGCATGCGCTCGACGCGAAGCATGGGCTGAAACGCAAGTGGTATCGCCGGATTGCGTTGGGCAAGGCGTCCGGCCTGGTTGTCCCGGGCGAGGCGCTGGAAGAGCGTGCGCTGGTCGACTGGCAGCAGCCGATGGGCCGCGTCAAACGGATCGCCCCGCTGCTCGACACCAAGGCTTTCGCCAAGAAGCCGAAACACGACAGCCTGCGCCTCATCAAGCATCCGGGCGAACATTGGGTCGGCTGCTGGCCGGGCGAACAGGACTCCAGCCGCCTCGCCGCGCTGGTCGAAGCCGTGGCGCAGCTGCCGGGCGCGTGGAACCTCGTCGTAATGGGCGAAGGGCAGGAACGCGCCGACAGCCAGGCGCAGATCGACCGGCTTGAGATCAACGACCGCGTGCATTTCCTCGCCAGCTCGATTGCGCCGGCCAAGGTGATGGGCCTGTTCGACATCTTCGTATCGCTGTCGGGTCGGGGCACTTTCCCTGTCCACGTGGTGGAAGCGATGGCGGCTTCCGTCGCCGTGCTCGCCCCGCACACGCCGGAGATGGAAGGCATCCTTCCGCAAGCCGCGCAGGAATGGCTTTATGATCAGGGGGCGTCGGGATCGCTTTCCGCCTATCTCGGCGCGCTGGCGAAGGACAAAGGCCTGCGCACGACGCTCGGCGAAGCGAACCGGGCGAAAGCGGTGCAGGATTTCGACCGCGAGAAGACGCTCGCCACCTATCGCCGTCTCTATTCCAGCGCCATGAAACGCGAATTCTGA
- a CDS encoding alpha/beta fold hydrolase codes for MDSDFSERSWQSPDGLELYFRDYAAGGEGATSGKLPVVCLHGLTRNSRDFEGLAPHIAAQGHRVIVPDMRGRGQSAYAEDSATYAVPTYIADVMALLAQEGIERFVSVGTSMGGIMTMLMAQFAPEKLAGAVINDIGPVVNPVGIDKIKTYLGKGGSFPTWMHAARSLEEVHGESHPGFDTNDWIQMAKRSMTLCNNGRIAFDYDMKIAEPFSSADENAVPPDLWPGFEALAAKPLLLVRGGISEILCAETLAEMQARAPDADVVTVPEAGHAPTLDEPEVRAAIDALLNAAR; via the coding sequence ATGGATAGCGATTTCAGCGAGCGCAGCTGGCAGAGCCCCGACGGGCTGGAGCTGTATTTCCGCGATTATGCCGCGGGCGGCGAGGGTGCGACGAGCGGCAAGCTGCCGGTCGTGTGCCTCCACGGCCTCACCCGAAACAGCCGCGATTTCGAAGGGCTGGCCCCGCATATCGCGGCGCAGGGCCACCGCGTCATCGTCCCCGACATGCGCGGCCGCGGGCAAAGCGCCTATGCCGAAGACAGCGCAACCTACGCCGTGCCCACCTATATCGCCGATGTCATGGCGCTGCTGGCGCAGGAAGGGATCGAGCGCTTCGTCTCGGTCGGCACCTCGATGGGCGGCATCATGACCATGCTGATGGCCCAGTTCGCGCCCGAAAAGCTTGCCGGGGCCGTGATCAACGACATCGGTCCCGTGGTGAACCCGGTCGGAATCGACAAGATCAAGACCTACCTCGGCAAGGGCGGAAGCTTCCCGACCTGGATGCACGCCGCGCGCAGCCTCGAGGAAGTCCATGGCGAATCGCACCCGGGCTTCGACACGAACGACTGGATCCAGATGGCCAAGCGTTCGATGACTTTGTGCAACAATGGCCGGATCGCCTTCGATTACGACATGAAGATCGCCGAGCCTTTCTCCTCCGCCGACGAAAACGCCGTGCCGCCCGATCTGTGGCCGGGCTTCGAGGCGCTGGCGGCAAAGCCGCTCCTCCTCGTGCGCGGCGGCATCTCGGAAATCCTGTGCGCGGAGACTCTCGCGGAGATGCAGGCTCGCGCGCCCGATGCCGATGTGGTGACCGTGCCCGAAGCGGGCCATGCGCCCACGCTCGATGAGCCCGAGGTGCGCGCAGCAATCGACGCGCTGCTGAACGCCGCCCGATGA